Proteins co-encoded in one Brassica rapa cultivar Chiifu-401-42 chromosome A02, CAAS_Brap_v3.01, whole genome shotgun sequence genomic window:
- the LOC103852230 gene encoding uncharacterized protein LOC103852230 — protein sequence MSALEESKVSIVLWLLCFSIFFTSSLQANELTTPSKEEGEMRMVPLLEEKYMVMNETRRKLGSFQICSVCTCCGGAKGLCLPLPCCFAINCNIPNRPFGYCSFTPKSCNCFGCHI from the exons atgagTGCTTTAGAAGAATCGAAGGTCTCTATTGTTTTGTGGCTTCTCTGCTTTTCAATCTTCTTCACTTCAAGTCTCCAG GCAAACGAGCTAACAACACCATctaaagaagaaggagagatgAGGATGGTGCCATTACTGGAGGAGAAGTATATGGTGATGAATGAAACAAGAAGGAAGCTTGGGAGTTTCCAGATATGTTCAGTTTGCACTTGTTGTGGAGGTGCAAAAGGACTTTGCTTGCCTTTACCTTGTTGCTTTGCAATCAACTGCAACATCCCAAATAGACCCTTTGGTTATTGCTCCTTCACTCCCAAATCTTGCAATTGCTTTGGTTGCCACATCTGA
- the LOC103852231 gene encoding receptor-like protein CLAVATA2: MLGSVFISHFKVALLHSPFAENAMVKTAYLTLFFFLFSPSLLLAQSQPPEIDPQDKASLLILRVSIHDPNRSLSTWYGSSCSNWTGLACQNPTGKVVSLTIPASNLSGQIHPSLCKLTSLQILDLSGNNFSGNIPACFGALRDLRTLNLSRNGLVGSVPGTFVNLKELRELVLSENRGLRGSVPLWFGDLMYLERIDLSFCLFSGEIPETLLYLKSLKFLNLESNNMTGTLRDFQQPLVVLNLGSNRLSGTLPCFYASRPSLSVLNLADNSLVGGLPSCFGSLSELTHLNLSFNAFSYEISPRLIFSEKLVMLDLSHNGFSGRLPSRISETTDKLGLILLDLSYNRFSGGIPLRITELTSLQALRLSHNLLTGDIPARIGNLTYLQVIDLSHNALTGPIPLNIVGCFQLLALIISNNNLSGEIQPELDALDSLKILDISSNRISGEIPLTLAGLKSLEIVDISSNNLSGSLNEAITKWSNLKYLSLARNKFSGTLPSWLFKFDKIQMMDYSSNRFSWFIPDDNLNSTRFKDFRTAGSSVPPGKVEIKISANVVAKEELAFSYDLLSMVGIDLSDNLLHGEIPEALFRQKNIEYLNLSYNFLEGQLPRLEKLPRLKALDLSHNSLSGQVTGNVSTPPGLTLLNLSHNCFSGIVTEKEGLGKFPGALVGNPELCVETSGNKCDPANIDASQEEIYQNELVEGPISIWIFCLSAFISFDFGVLGIFCSSRARSYILQTKG; encoded by the coding sequence ATGTTGGGGTCTGTCTTTATCTCCCACTTCAAGGTCGCGTTGCTTCACTCTCCATTTGCAGAGAACGCTATGGTGAAGACTGCATATCTtaccctcttcttcttcctcttctctccTTCCTTGCTTCTAGCTCAATCACAGCCTCCAGAGATTGACCCACAAGACAAAGCCTCGCTATTGATACTCCGCGTTTCGATTCACGACCCCAATCGAAGCTTATCGACATGGTACGGCTCATCATGTTCCAACTGGACAGGTCTAGCTTGTCAGAATCCGACCGGAAAAGTCGTCTCCCTCACTATACCCGCTTCGAACTTGTCCGGCCAGATTCACCCGTCTCTCTGTAAGCTCACTTCACTTCAAATCTTGGACCTTTCCGGAAACAATTTCTCCGGAAACATCCCCGCTTGCTTCGGCGCGCTGCGTGATCTCAGAACACTCAATCTTAGCCGGAACGGTTTGGTTGGTTCGGTTCCCGGAACGTTCGTTAACCTTAAGGAGCTTAGAGAATTAGTTCTAAGCGAGAATAGAGGTTTACGAGGATCGGTTCCTCTCTGGTTTGGTGATTTGATGTATCTCGAGAGGATTGATCTTAGCTTCTGTTTGTTTAGTGGAGAGATACCTGAAACCTTGCTTTATTTGAAATCTCTAAAGTTTTTGAATCTTGAGAGCAATAACATGACCGGTACACTTAGAGACTTCCAACAGCCATTGGTTGTTCTCAACCTTGGTTCGAATCGGTTATCCGGTACGCTGCCTTGTTTCTACGCCTCTCGTCCATCTCTAAGCGTTCTGAATCTAGCTGACAACTCATTAGTTGGTGGACTACCTTCTTGTTTTGGTTCTTTATCAGAGCTGACTCATCTCAATCTCTCCTTCAATGCCTTCAGCTACGAGATATCTCCAAGGCTTATCTTCTCCGAGAAGCTCGTGATGCTTGACTTGAGCCACAACGGGTTCTCTGGTCGTCTCCCTAGCAGGATCTCCGAAACAACCGACAAACTCGGTCTGATTCTTCTTGATTTATCTTACAACAGGTTCTCTGGTGGTATACCCTTGAGGATCACCGAGTTAACCAGCTTACAAGCATTGCGTCTCTCTCACAATCTTCTAACGGGAGATATCCCTGCGCGAATAGGGAACCTGACTTATCTCCAAGTCATTGATCTTTCCCACAACGCGCTGACCGGACCAATCCCTCTCAACATCGTTGGCTGCTTTCAGTTGCTCGCTCTGATCATCAGCAACAACAACCTCTCCGGGGAAATCCAGCCGGAGCTCGACGCGTTGGACAGCCTGAAGATACTTGACATAAGCAGCAACAGGATCTCTGGCGAGATCCCGCTGACTCTAGCCGGCCTGAAGTCGCTAGAGATTGTGGACATAAGCTCCAACAACCTCTCGGGAAGCCTTAACGAGGCCATTACCAAATGGTCCAACCTCAAGTACCTCTCTCTCGCAAGGAACAAGTTCAGCGGGACGCTTCCTTCTTGGCTGTTCAAGTTCGACAAGATCCAAATGATGGACTACTCCAGCAACAGGTTCTCCTGGTTCATACCTGACGATAACTTGAACAGCACACGCTTCAAGGATTTTCGGACCGCTGGATCTTCAGTGCCACCGGGGAAAGTGGAGATCAAGATATCAGCAAATGTGGTTGCTAAAGAGGAACTAGCCTTCAGCTACGATCTCTTGTCAATGGTTGGGATCGATCTTTCCGACAATCTGTTACACGGAGAAATACCTGAAGCTTTGTTCAGACAGAAGAACATCGAGTACTTGAACTTGTCGTACAACTTCCTCGAAGGCCAGCTTCCACGTTTAGAGAAGCTGCCGAGGCTAAAGGCCTTAGATCTTTCACACAACTCTCTCTCAGGTCAAGTCACTGGAAATGTCTCAACTCCTCCAGGACTGACTCTTCTGAATCTGTCTCACAACTGTTTCTCTGGAATCGTTACTGAGAAAGAAGGGCTTGGAAAGTTTCCAGGGGCTTTGGTTGGGAACCCGGAACTTTGTGTGGAAACTTCAGGGAACAAGTGTGATCCTGCAAACATTGATGCATCACAAGAGGAGATATATCAAAACGAGTTGGTGGAAGGACCGATATCGATTTGGATATTCTGCTTAAGCGCCTTTATTAGCTTTGATTTTGGAGTGTTGGGTATCTTCTGCTCATCTCGTGCTCGGAGTTATATTCTCCAGACCAAAGGTTAA